AATGAGATAAACTTCTTCGAAGAAAAACCAGTTTCAGCAAGAATTTTAAGTTTTTTTTCCTTTTGAAGTTCTAAATCATTAATAACCATATATGACTTATTTGTAAAACTGTTTTCTAAATTTAAAGTTGCATTTTTATAAATGAAATATTGAGTTAAACCATAACTGGCAAGCAGTAAACAAAAAAAACCAACTAACATTACAACTCCCGATTTTTCAAAAACCTTTCTATAAATAACCTCCTCGTAATCTATCTGACCACTACTACTTTTTTGAATAGTATTTTGATTGATATAAAAATTAATGGCAGCCCCATATAATGGAAGATGGAAATTAGTAATCGAGGCCGTTCCAATAGCATAATTTTCAGTTTTGTTATCTTCAACAGTTTTTGAAATAGCATTTAAAGTGTTATTATTAAATTCAAGTACTGTTTCATTGGATAAGAGTTTACCTTTATCAAGTAAATCATTAACCAAAACTGCAGTTAAACCACCAATATAAAAATCAATAATCTGGATTTCATTTTTATGAAAAAGACCAATCAATTCGTCTAATACAGTAGCTCTGCAAAAACTCAAAAATTGACTGTCTTGAGTATTATAACTGGTATAATGTATTGATTTATAATCTAAATTTTTTAACCATTCAGTATCAGCCTCATTTTTTAAGTCAATCTTTTTATTCAATATTCCTTTGCCATCCAACAAAAGAATCGACGGATTTCCGGTATCCAGTTTAGCTTTTAAGCTTTCAATATCAGAAAAAACCAAATTTTCAACAATATCTAACTGCGACTTGTTTTTCTTTACTTTCAAAAGAAAATAAGAATCACCTTCACCAGTCCTAAAGACTCCGATTAGATTAAGGGCCTTAAAATTTACTATTTTATGAAATAAAAAATTCATTAATAAACAACTGTCGGTTTAATAAAAATATGAAGTTTCGAAGTACTTTTTGCCTTTTTTCTGCTACTGAAAAACCATTTAATTATAGGTATTCTTGATATCAAGGGAACACCTGAACCTGAATTCTCTCTTTCCAATTCATCTAATCCACCTAGCAATATCATTTCATTATTTTTAACTCTCACCAAAGATTCAAATTTTTGTGTGGCCTTACCCGGCGGTGCTGTAGCCCCTGCTCTGGCTAGGAAAGAACTTTTTTCAACAACTATATTAAGAGTAACATTTTCGTCAGTAGAAACAAATGGTTTTATAGATAGACTTAAATTAGCATCAGTAGATTTCCAAGATCCTGACTGCAAAATATTATTATTTATCCCACTATTAATTAACTGATTAGTTTGCTCAAAATAGTAACTAGTTTCCCCAATTGCTAATTTGGCCTCGTGACCACTAATCGTGGCTATTTTCGGAGTTGACTCAATTTTAATAATAGAATTATTCTCAAGTGCTTGTAGATTCAAATAGAAAGCTTCAGTTACTTTTCCCAATTTAATTAATCCGAGTCCATTAAATGCATCTATCAAATTGTTCACTGAACCACCATTTAGATTAACATCAGTTGTAGGGAATAGAACTCCGCTGGTTTGTTTAATATTGCTTTTATCAATACCAGCCTTAATACCGGTTTGAATATCATATGATTTATTATACTGTACGATAATAACTTCTATTTGAACTAAGGGAACTACTTTATCAATTTGTTTAATATAGACACGCAATTCATCAATCAAAGACTTGGCACCAGAAACAACTAAACCATTCAATTCAACAAATTCCTTAATTTCCAATTTTTCAGTAAAAACTCTTGGCAATGAAGTCAAAACAGATTCAATAGAACGATTTTCAAGCTGAATGATTTCTGTTGCCCTTAGCCCTTCTGTTACCTGTTCCCCTATTAAGTAATAGTCATTCTGCTTTTTGAATGCATATTTTTTGCCTTTAAAAATATTTGCCAATAAATCATCGAAAGTTAGATTATCAACTTGCAATGATGTCTTTTCATTTTCAGGCTTATTATAGAAAAAATAATTGATTTTTAATTTTTCTGCAGCCTCTTCAATTAAATCGGTGGCATCAGCAACATTGGCTTTAACATCTAAAAATCCATTCTTATTAACATCCACCTGAAAAAATCCGGGAGCATCAGCGGCTAATTTTTGAGGTTTATTTTTAACGGTATTGTTTTTTTCCGTGGCAGTTGAAACTGAGTTCTGACTACTCCTTTCTAAAAGATAAAACCCATTATCGTCTTTAGTAGCAGTAAGACTATTTGATTTAGCCATCATCTCGATAACCTGATCAAAGGGACGGTTTAGAATGTAGGAGGATACTTTTTGAGTTTTAATGTCAGGGGCCATAATGATATTTTTCCCCGACTTGTCAATTATAGCCTGAACTACATTAGGCAAAGAATCATTCTCAAGTTTAACGGAAAGAAAATCATTTAAATTGTTATAGGTGACATCAATTATTTTGAGCTCTTTTTTAGGAATGACTTTAATCTCCATTCTCTTTTTGAAGATGATAATATTATTAACAAAATCAACATCAAGATCATATTTCTGAACCAAAAAAGTAAAAACATCCTTTACGGTTACATCGAAAAAATTATTAACAACAGGTTGATTTAAATCTGTATCAACACTAACGTTCAACTGATGTTCTTGAGCTATCGAGTTGATAAAATCATATAATGTTAAACCGGAAACATCTGTTTTCATTACATCATTCAGTCCTTTTTTAATCTTCGAAAAATCTTCGAACTTCTTATTAATCTCCGTATAATCTTGTTGACCAAACGAAAGGTTAATAACAAAAAATCCAATAACAGTATATATAATTTTGTTTATCATTATCAAGCATTGATTAAAATTGAATAAATTTCCTCCAGTGCAGTTTCACCGCTTGAAAGTATATCAAAAGCCCTATCTGGTAGAGACTTATGATTAGCCTTATCACTGAATATAGTATTTACTTCATTATTTTTTATGTGGTTTGCTGTTTTAAAATCTACGTTTAATATCTCGTATATTGCTTTTCTACCACTATAACCGGTATGATAACATTTATTACATCCAATAGCTTTATACAATTTATCAATTTTGTAAGGTATTTGAAAACTACTGGGAAAGTCTTCTGCAGTAAAGTCAATGGGTAGTTTACAATGGGAACAAAGTTTTCTGATTAAGCGTTGTGCTACTGAAATATTTAACGTTTCAGCAATTAAATATGGTGGTATACCCATATCAATTAATCTGGCAACAGTTCCTACTGCCGAATTGGTATGTATGGTAGATAAAACCAAGTGACCGGTTAACGAAGCTCTTATTGCCATCATAGCGGTCTCAGAATCCCTGATTTCTCCAAGCATAATGATGTCTGGGTCTTGACGAAGAAAAGATCGTAAAGTTGAAGCAAATGTTAATCCAATGTCTTCTTTAAGCTGAACCTGATTTATTCCTTTAAGAGTATACTCTATTGGATCTTCAACAGTAACTATATTGCGGACTGTATCATTTAATAATTTCAAAGTAGCATACAGAGTGGTAGTTTTACCTGAACCGGTTGGACCACTAATTAAAATGATTCCATTAGGCTTTTTAATAGCTTCAAGATAATAGTGCAACTCATCACCATCCAAACCTAGTGTATTCAAATCAATATTAGAAGCATCATTGCCTAACAAACGCATCACAATCTTTTCTCCAAAGAGTGTCGGTAAAATAGAAACCCTTATATCATAGGAATCATTGGTAATCCTACCATCTTGAGGCAATCTTTTCTCAGTAATATTAAGCTTTGCTTTAATTTTTACTTTATTGACTAACTCTAAATAATTTTCTTTATCTATTTTATAGCGTTCAATAAGCTGACCGTCAATCCTAAATCTGATTCTGGCATCCAACTCATATATTTCAAAATGAATATCACTACTTTTTAGTGACTTTGCTTCGTAAAGCAAATTTTCTAAAAAATCTCCTTTATCTATATTTAAAGATTGTGAAGCATTACTACCTCTATCTTTTCTGTA
Above is a genomic segment from Flavobacterium phycosphaerae containing:
- a CDS encoding type II secretion system protein GspD; amino-acid sequence: MINKIIYTVIGFFVINLSFGQQDYTEINKKFEDFSKIKKGLNDVMKTDVSGLTLYDFINSIAQEHQLNVSVDTDLNQPVVNNFFDVTVKDVFTFLVQKYDLDVDFVNNIIIFKKRMEIKVIPKKELKIIDVTYNNLNDFLSVKLENDSLPNVVQAIIDKSGKNIIMAPDIKTQKVSSYILNRPFDQVIEMMAKSNSLTATKDDNGFYLLERSSQNSVSTATEKNNTVKNKPQKLAADAPGFFQVDVNKNGFLDVKANVADATDLIEEAAEKLKINYFFYNKPENEKTSLQVDNLTFDDLLANIFKGKKYAFKKQNDYYLIGEQVTEGLRATEIIQLENRSIESVLTSLPRVFTEKLEIKEFVELNGLVVSGAKSLIDELRVYIKQIDKVVPLVQIEVIIVQYNKSYDIQTGIKAGIDKSNIKQTSGVLFPTTDVNLNGGSVNNLIDAFNGLGLIKLGKVTEAFYLNLQALENNSIIKIESTPKIATISGHEAKLAIGETSYYFEQTNQLINSGINNNILQSGSWKSTDANLSLSIKPFVSTDENVTLNIVVEKSSFLARAGATAPPGKATQKFESLVRVKNNEMILLGGLDELERENSGSGVPLISRIPIIKWFFSSRKKAKSTSKLHIFIKPTVVY
- a CDS encoding GspE/PulE family protein — translated: MQEINITPENQHIISSDLANHYKIVPKNADENSITFFVDTTYNTKDSIEELELLLGKDVFFLPFESNEIEKALSLYYRKDRGSNASQSLNIDKGDFLENLLYEAKSLKSSDIHFEIYELDARIRFRIDGQLIERYKIDKENYLELVNKVKIKAKLNITEKRLPQDGRITNDSYDIRVSILPTLFGEKIVMRLLGNDASNIDLNTLGLDGDELHYYLEAIKKPNGIILISGPTGSGKTTTLYATLKLLNDTVRNIVTVEDPIEYTLKGINQVQLKEDIGLTFASTLRSFLRQDPDIIMLGEIRDSETAMMAIRASLTGHLVLSTIHTNSAVGTVARLIDMGIPPYLIAETLNISVAQRLIRKLCSHCKLPIDFTAEDFPSSFQIPYKIDKLYKAIGCNKCYHTGYSGRKAIYEILNVDFKTANHIKNNEVNTIFSDKANHKSLPDRAFDILSSGETALEEIYSILINA